The Crocosphaera subtropica ATCC 51142 genome includes a window with the following:
- a CDS encoding TonB-dependent siderophore receptor — MKQSLFFPSLFVSSAIAVCVSQPAWSQPLPPIVQITDLRLEATAEGLALVITTADGSPPQFFETRSGNTLVIDLLDARLSLPGGGKEFVQQNPVEGIASITIKQQYQTGVFVTIVGETEVPVAQLTTTPSGLAVRLPETGTGAIARTEIPSQAPEVSTTPPDLQPPGSTTAPPIPGEEPQTPVQPPTGPEELPEVMVTAEPDPPPPPEPTPDPPPQPPRSPLADRSYTPPKTSSVSRDDSQILDTAQDIDVVTEEIIEDRADRTVGEALENISGVTSGRAPTSSVALTPIIRGFESQNILRNGMRDDTQRFFGGITTNVERIEVLKGPASILFGQGNLGGTVNLVTKVPQPESFFSFEFRAGEYDFYRPEIDLTGPLNEDGTVSYRLAASFETARTFKDFEDIEERILIAPSVRWDISDRTQMIIEAEYIKEKTNALAPELPAEGTVLRNPNTDFEGELPIDRNLGEPSLVESFGYVSRVGYRFKHEFSDNWTFKNEFLAAFGRVPEGDGSVFILPVSLGRDLRTLTRLLAENPSKADNFTINTTLVGNFKTWDIDHKLLLGFEYAEEQTEDVLVFRQIDPIDIFNPIYRPESVDQPLTFQDFQSHLNASGFYFQDQITLFDRFIVALGGRFDYTDLTYTDFLREETLEINDEVFSPRVGLVYKVTDNISLYGSFARSFEPVVGQSFEGEVFDAERGKQYEVGAKALLLDEKLSLSVSFYDLTRTNQLEQDPENAGFQIQIGEQRSSGFEFDMIGEISPGWNIIGTYSYTDAFVSEDLRPEFEGRKLPNVPLHAASLWTTYTFQEGTFEGLGFGFGLFYQDERQGDLANTFVLPAYIRTDAALFYRLGDIRIAFNVKNLFDHEYYEGARSRSRVNPGAPFTFQGTLFWQF, encoded by the coding sequence ATGAAGCAATCTCTTTTTTTTCCCAGTCTTTTTGTGAGTAGTGCGATCGCCGTATGTGTTTCCCAACCTGCTTGGAGCCAGCCACTTCCCCCCATTGTCCAGATCACCGATCTACGGTTAGAGGCAACGGCAGAAGGGTTGGCTTTGGTCATTACCACCGCCGACGGTTCACCCCCGCAATTTTTTGAAACCCGCTCAGGGAACACCCTCGTCATCGATTTATTGGATGCTCGGTTGAGCTTACCGGGGGGAGGAAAAGAGTTTGTTCAGCAAAACCCCGTCGAAGGGATTGCTTCAATTACCATTAAACAACAGTATCAAACAGGGGTATTCGTCACCATTGTGGGAGAAACAGAGGTTCCCGTTGCCCAACTGACCACAACCCCCTCCGGACTGGCTGTTCGCTTGCCTGAAACGGGAACAGGGGCGATCGCCCGAACCGAAATCCCCTCACAAGCCCCTGAAGTTTCTACCACCCCCCCTGACTTGCAACCCCCTGGGTCAACGACTGCCCCGCCGATACCTGGGGAAGAGCCTCAAACTCCAGTTCAGCCCCCTACCGGTCCCGAAGAATTGCCCGAAGTGATGGTCACTGCCGAACCAGATCCACCACCCCCCCCAGAACCTACCCCAGACCCTCCCCCGCAACCCCCTCGCTCTCCCTTAGCCGACCGAAGCTATACCCCTCCGAAAACCTCCTCCGTCTCTAGGGATGATTCGCAAATCTTAGACACAGCCCAAGACATTGATGTGGTGACAGAAGAAATCATTGAAGACCGTGCTGACCGAACGGTAGGAGAAGCCTTAGAAAATATTAGTGGGGTCACCAGTGGTCGCGCTCCCACCAGTTCTGTGGCCTTAACGCCGATTATTCGGGGGTTTGAGTCACAAAATATCCTGAGAAACGGGATGAGAGATGATACCCAGCGATTTTTTGGAGGAATTACCACTAATGTAGAACGGATCGAAGTGTTGAAAGGGCCTGCGTCCATTTTGTTTGGTCAAGGAAACCTAGGGGGAACGGTGAATTTAGTGACGAAAGTTCCCCAACCTGAGTCATTCTTTTCCTTTGAATTTCGAGCCGGGGAATACGATTTTTATCGCCCTGAAATCGATCTTACCGGACCGCTTAATGAGGATGGGACAGTGTCCTATCGTCTTGCTGCGTCCTTTGAAACCGCCCGTACCTTCAAAGACTTTGAAGACATTGAAGAGCGTATTTTAATTGCTCCTTCTGTGCGTTGGGATATTAGCGATCGCACACAAATGATCATTGAAGCAGAGTATATTAAAGAAAAAACCAATGCTCTGGCTCCTGAGTTGCCCGCCGAAGGTACGGTTTTGAGGAATCCCAACACAGATTTTGAAGGGGAGTTACCCATTGACCGAAATTTAGGAGAACCCTCCTTAGTCGAGAGTTTTGGCTATGTTTCGAGGGTGGGGTATCGCTTTAAGCATGAGTTTAGTGATAATTGGACCTTTAAAAACGAATTTCTAGCTGCTTTTGGACGAGTGCCAGAAGGGGATGGTAGTGTCTTCATTTTACCTGTTTCCCTCGGAAGAGATTTGCGGACTTTGACCCGTTTACTGGCAGAAAATCCCTCGAAAGCAGATAATTTCACCATCAATACTACCCTGGTGGGTAATTTTAAGACTTGGGACATTGACCATAAATTGCTCTTAGGGTTTGAGTATGCTGAAGAACAAACCGAAGATGTGTTAGTCTTTCGGCAAATCGATCCCATTGATATTTTCAACCCTATCTATCGTCCTGAGTCCGTAGACCAACCGTTAACCTTCCAAGATTTTCAGTCCCATTTGAATGCGTCAGGGTTTTATTTTCAAGACCAAATTACCTTATTTGACCGTTTTATTGTGGCCTTGGGCGGACGGTTTGATTATACAGATTTAACCTATACTGATTTTCTGCGAGAAGAAACCCTAGAAATCAACGATGAGGTGTTTAGTCCCCGTGTTGGCCTCGTTTATAAAGTAACCGATAATATTTCCCTGTATGGTAGCTTTGCCCGTTCCTTTGAACCCGTTGTTGGCCAAAGTTTTGAGGGAGAGGTATTTGACGCAGAGCGAGGAAAACAGTATGAAGTGGGGGCAAAAGCTCTTTTGTTAGACGAAAAGCTTTCCCTTTCTGTGTCATTCTACGATTTAACCCGAACCAATCAACTCGAACAAGATCCCGAAAATGCCGGGTTCCAAATCCAAATTGGAGAACAGAGAAGTAGTGGCTTTGAATTTGATATGATTGGGGAAATTTCACCAGGATGGAATATTATTGGGACATATAGTTACACCGATGCCTTTGTTTCGGAAGACTTAAGACCCGAATTTGAGGGGCGCAAACTCCCTAATGTTCCCCTCCACGCAGCCAGTCTCTGGACAACTTACACGTTCCAAGAAGGAACCTTTGAAGGGTTAGGATTTGGGTTTGGTTTATTTTACCAAGATGAGCGTCAAGGGGATTTGGCCAACACTTTTGTCCTTCCTGCTTATATCAGAACGGATGCTGCTTTATTTTATCGTCTTGGAGATATTCGGATAGCTTTTAATGTCAAGAACCTATTTGACCACGAATATTATGAAGGAGCGAGGAGTCGTAGTAGAGTTAATCCAGGCGCACCCTTTACCTTCCAAGGAACCCTCTTTTGGCAATTTTAA
- a CDS encoding ABC transporter ATP-binding protein, with translation MTENLAQIDQSPLYHPAIIRLENITKTYGSNDIMVKALDSVNVTIERGEYCTIMGASGSGKSTMMNIIGCLDRPTSGEYHLDNLEVFNLSNLELATIRNHKIGFVFQQFHLLPQMTALDNVILPMIYGGVSRQERQERAKYALERVGLGNRIHNRPNQLSGGQQQRVAIARAIVNNPILLLADEPTGALDSKTTEEVLEIFETLNRSGMTVVVVTHEAEVARHSQRVIWFQDGQVVHSHLSPEKVGITV, from the coding sequence TTGACAGAAAATTTAGCCCAAATTGATCAATCCCCTCTCTATCATCCCGCAATCATTCGTTTAGAAAATATCACGAAAACCTATGGCAGCAATGACATAATGGTGAAAGCGTTAGACAGTGTGAATGTAACGATAGAAAGAGGGGAATACTGTACCATTATGGGGGCATCAGGGTCAGGAAAATCGACTATGATGAATATTATTGGCTGTCTTGATCGTCCGACATCAGGAGAGTATCATTTAGATAATCTGGAGGTTTTCAATTTATCTAATTTAGAACTTGCTACTATCCGTAATCATAAAATTGGTTTTGTGTTTCAACAGTTTCATTTACTGCCTCAAATGACTGCCCTTGATAATGTAATTTTGCCCATGATCTATGGAGGTGTTTCTCGTCAGGAACGCCAAGAAAGGGCGAAATACGCCTTAGAAAGAGTGGGATTAGGAAATCGTATCCATAATCGACCCAATCAACTCTCAGGGGGACAGCAACAGCGAGTGGCCATTGCCCGTGCTATTGTTAATAATCCCATCCTCTTGTTGGCCGATGAACCCACCGGCGCACTGGACTCCAAAACCACTGAGGAAGTTTTAGAAATTTTTGAAACCTTAAATCGATCAGGGATGACTGTTGTGGTAGTTACTCATGAAGCTGAAGTTGCTCGTCATTCTCAACGGGTAATCTGGTTTCAAGATGGCCAAGTGGTTCATTCCCATCTGAGTCCTGAGAAGGTTGGGATAACTGTTTAG
- a CDS encoding sterol desaturase family protein produces the protein MEWLSAPLSFAKYVLTAFIMYGCFILIERLRPVEPHQPLSHLWFNLRWYVVYTLVSFALQAIGIGIVINLMQNWLGLPLINLPVPDTPWLYGLMALFYFLVTDFFYYWFHRWQHTTRLWEQHKFHHSEMSLNVTSTRRVHWLEDPLLLLFLGLPMGLLFQFNGLALGILTFIEILWLQFIHLNLRLNLGWLSPVITGPQYHRLHHSFQTEHLDKNFAAFFPLWDILFGTYYHPRRDEFPPTGLTTGETYNNLWEANLLPFRGWLGSQSVPEHK, from the coding sequence ATGGAATGGTTGTCTGCTCCCCTTAGCTTTGCCAAGTATGTATTAACGGCCTTTATCATGTATGGTTGTTTTATCCTCATTGAGCGTTTACGTCCCGTTGAACCGCATCAACCCCTAAGTCATCTCTGGTTTAACTTACGATGGTATGTTGTTTATACGTTGGTAAGTTTTGCCCTTCAAGCCATAGGAATAGGTATTGTAATTAATTTAATGCAAAATTGGTTAGGATTACCGTTAATTAACTTACCGGTGCCGGATACCCCTTGGCTTTATGGACTGATGGCATTATTCTATTTTTTAGTTACAGATTTTTTCTATTATTGGTTTCACCGTTGGCAACATACCACCCGGTTATGGGAACAGCATAAGTTTCATCATAGTGAAATGTCTCTGAATGTGACCAGCACACGACGGGTACATTGGTTAGAAGATCCCTTGTTACTGTTATTTTTAGGGCTTCCTATGGGATTATTGTTTCAGTTTAATGGTCTGGCGTTAGGAATTTTAACGTTTATTGAAATTCTTTGGTTACAGTTTATTCATTTGAATCTACGATTAAACTTAGGTTGGTTATCCCCTGTGATCACCGGTCCACAATATCATCGTCTCCATCATTCCTTTCAAACGGAGCATTTAGATAAGAATTTTGCTGCTTTTTTCCCGTTATGGGATATTCTATTTGGAACTTATTATCATCCCCGTCGTGATGAGTTTCCCCCCACAGGATTGACAACAGGAGAAACTTACAATAATTTATGGGAAGCGAATCTTTTGCCCTTTCGAGGATGGCTCGGTTCTCAGTCAGTACCTGAACATAAATAA
- a CDS encoding non-ribosomal peptide synthetase: MMKTIDEFLAHLYRLEVNLWLEGDRLRCSAPEEVLTPDLTEALQSRKGEIINFLKQVNLTVNTDLEPIKPINRDQPLPLSFAQQRLWFLEQLQPGSFTYHIPTAVRLTGSLNIPVLEQSFNEIIRRHETLRTHFTMVEGEPVQVIDATLTLSLPILSLESLDEREQEAEVFRLASQEAQKPFDLAQDPLLRVTLLRLNPADHVVLLTLHHIIADGWSMDILIRELTCLYEGFLKGESSPLPPLPIQYGDFAAWQRQRLQGEKLAQQLAYWKEQLQGSLSVLQLPTDFLRSRIQGFRGGNETFTLSPRLTDKLKALSQQEGATLFMTLLAAFKVLLYRYTGQEDIIVGSPIANRNRSEIEGLIGFFVNTLVLRTNVAGNPSFQSLLNQVRGVTWGAYDHQDLPFEKLVEELHPERDLSYNPLFQVKFRLENAPTESYSLPDLTLRSLKQAYSTAKLDLSLDMYETATGLVGGFEYNRDLFTPETINRMVGHFCTLLESIVDDPTQPISELSLLSEEEEQTILYDWNNTQIDYAENCCFHQLFEEQVAKNPDAVALIFESQSLTYQELNQQSNQLAHYLQTLGVKPEVKVGICVERSPEMIIALLAIFKAGGAYVPLDPAYPQERLAFMVSDSQISVLLTTETLAPTIPQAQAQVICLDRDWKTIRQKSQDNPIGGVTPQNLAYLIYTSGSTGTPKGVLVSHGGLVNLTEDKIRVCQVSPDSCVLQFFSFSFDASIPEIIMALGCGAKLCLAKLESLLPGPNLLKLLKDEKITHITITPSALSNLAVTDLPDLEMVLVGGEAPSPELIDNWSGDRLFINAYGPTEVTVNASMVPCGNGHPTLPTLLPSANKQLYILDRHLQPVPVGVLGELHIGGVGLARGYLNRPDLTAERFIPSPFDPPLPLLRKGGKKQGARLYKTGDLACYLPDGRIKLLGRLDNQLKIRGFRLETGEIETLLQQHPQIKATVVIGREEVSGDKRLVAYYVAEPTVPSASELRQFLREKLPEYAIPSAFVSLEAFPLTPNGKIDIKSLPAPEQSRSTGDWYAPRTETEKAVAQVFSQVLEVEKVSINDDFFDLGGHSLLATRLIAQLLEIFPVDITIIDLFEAPTIMGLAERIEGKQMRDRLQTVEEEVTEEREEIEI; this comes from the coding sequence ATGATGAAAACGATTGATGAATTTTTAGCCCATCTTTACCGTTTAGAGGTTAATCTTTGGTTAGAAGGCGATCGCCTACGCTGTAGCGCACCAGAAGAAGTATTAACCCCTGATCTCACAGAAGCACTTCAGTCCCGAAAAGGGGAGATAATTAACTTTCTCAAGCAAGTGAATCTTACGGTTAATACTGACTTAGAACCTATTAAACCCATTAACAGGGATCAACCTCTTCCCCTCTCTTTTGCTCAACAACGGTTGTGGTTCCTCGAACAGTTACAACCAGGGAGCTTTACCTATCATATTCCCACTGCGGTACGATTAACGGGTTCCCTTAATATTCCTGTCCTAGAACAGAGTTTTAATGAAATTATTCGTCGCCATGAAACCCTACGCACCCATTTTACAATGGTCGAGGGGGAACCTGTTCAGGTTATTGATGCAACGTTAACCCTATCTCTTCCTATTTTAAGCTTAGAATCCTTGGATGAGAGGGAGCAAGAGGCAGAAGTATTCCGTTTAGCTAGCCAAGAAGCGCAAAAACCTTTTGATTTAGCCCAAGATCCCTTACTCAGAGTTACCTTGCTGCGACTCAACCCAGCCGATCATGTGGTGCTATTGACCCTACACCATATCATTGCTGATGGTTGGTCGATGGATATTTTGATCCGAGAGTTAACCTGTCTCTATGAAGGGTTTTTAAAGGGTGAGTCGTCTCCTCTTCCCCCGTTACCGATCCAATATGGAGACTTTGCCGCTTGGCAACGGCAACGCCTTCAAGGGGAAAAACTCGCTCAGCAACTGGCTTACTGGAAAGAGCAACTACAAGGCAGTCTCAGTGTTTTACAACTGCCCACTGATTTTTTACGCAGTAGAATACAAGGGTTTCGAGGGGGCAATGAAACGTTTACGTTATCCCCTAGGTTAACAGACAAACTTAAAGCCCTGAGTCAACAGGAAGGGGCTACTCTTTTTATGACCCTGTTGGCTGCGTTTAAGGTGCTGCTTTACCGTTACACTGGCCAGGAAGATATCATTGTTGGTTCTCCCATTGCTAACCGTAATCGTTCGGAAATCGAAGGATTGATCGGTTTTTTTGTTAACACTTTGGTATTGCGGACAAATGTAGCAGGAAATCCCAGTTTTCAGTCTTTATTAAATCAAGTGCGAGGAGTAACCTGGGGAGCTTACGATCATCAGGACTTGCCCTTTGAAAAATTAGTGGAAGAGTTACACCCAGAACGGGATTTGAGTTACAATCCTTTGTTTCAAGTAAAATTTCGCTTAGAAAATGCGCCAACGGAGTCTTATTCTCTACCCGACTTAACCTTACGTTCTTTGAAACAGGCTTACTCTACTGCTAAGTTAGATTTAAGCTTGGATATGTATGAAACAGCAACGGGTTTAGTCGGTGGTTTTGAATATAATCGAGATTTGTTTACCCCAGAAACCATTAACCGTATGGTAGGGCATTTTTGTACCCTGTTGGAAAGCATTGTTGATGATCCCACTCAACCGATTTCTGAATTATCTCTGTTGAGTGAAGAAGAAGAACAAACCATATTATACGACTGGAACAATACTCAAATCGATTATGCTGAAAATTGCTGCTTCCATCAACTATTTGAGGAACAAGTTGCAAAAAATCCTGATGCAGTTGCGTTAATCTTTGAAAGCCAGTCCTTAACTTATCAAGAACTGAACCAACAAAGCAATCAACTCGCCCATTATCTGCAAACGTTGGGAGTCAAACCAGAAGTTAAAGTGGGGATCTGTGTCGAGCGATCGCCTGAGATGATTATTGCGTTATTAGCCATTTTTAAGGCAGGAGGGGCTTATGTTCCCCTTGATCCGGCCTATCCCCAAGAACGGCTTGCTTTTATGGTGTCTGACTCGCAAATTTCGGTGTTATTAACCACAGAAACCTTAGCCCCAACCATTCCCCAAGCTCAAGCTCAGGTGATCTGTCTTGATAGGGACTGGAAAACGATTCGTCAAAAATCACAGGATAATCCTATCGGTGGGGTAACACCACAAAATTTAGCCTATCTCATCTATACGTCAGGCTCAACTGGCACGCCAAAAGGGGTTTTGGTGAGTCATGGAGGCTTAGTTAACTTAACCGAAGATAAAATTCGGGTGTGTCAAGTTTCCCCTGATAGCTGCGTTCTTCAGTTCTTCTCCTTTAGTTTTGATGCGTCTATCCCTGAAATAATCATGGCCTTGGGTTGTGGGGCAAAGCTTTGTTTAGCAAAATTAGAATCTTTGTTACCTGGCCCTAATCTCCTAAAATTGTTAAAAGATGAAAAAATTACCCATATAACAATTACCCCCTCTGCCCTATCGAACTTAGCCGTTACCGACTTACCCGACTTGGAAATGGTTTTAGTAGGAGGTGAGGCCCCCTCCCCTGAGCTTATAGACAACTGGTCAGGCGATCGCCTATTTATTAATGCCTACGGCCCCACAGAAGTAACCGTTAACGCCAGTATGGTTCCCTGTGGTAACGGCCATCCCACCCTTCCCACCCTTCTTCCCAGTGCCAATAAACAGCTTTATATTTTAGATCGTCATCTGCAACCCGTTCCTGTCGGAGTCTTAGGAGAGCTCCATATTGGGGGTGTGGGGTTAGCAAGGGGTTATCTCAACCGTCCTGACTTAACTGCAGAAAGATTTATCCCCAGTCCTTTTGATCCCCCCCTTCCACTCCTTAGGAAAGGGGGGAAGAAGCAGGGAGCAAGATTATATAAAACGGGGGATCTGGCCTGTTATTTGCCTGATGGTCGCATTAAATTATTAGGTCGTCTGGATAACCAGCTTAAAATTAGAGGGTTTCGCCTAGAAACCGGGGAAATTGAAACATTATTACAACAACATCCCCAGATTAAAGCGACTGTGGTCATAGGGCGAGAAGAGGTATCAGGAGATAAACGTTTAGTGGCTTATTATGTGGCTGAACCTACTGTTCCCTCGGCTAGTGAACTGCGACAGTTTTTAAGGGAAAAACTGCCCGAATATGCCATTCCTAGTGCGTTTGTTTCTTTAGAGGCTTTCCCCCTCACCCCTAACGGAAAAATTGATATAAAGTCCCTTCCTGCCCCAGAGCAGAGCCGTTCTACAGGGGACTGGTACGCCCCAAGAACGGAAACGGAAAAAGCAGTGGCGCAGGTTTTTTCCCAAGTGTTGGAAGTGGAAAAAGTGAGCATTAATGATGACTTTTTTGACCTAGGGGGTCATTCCTTATTAGCTACTCGTTTAATCGCCCAATTACTCGAAATCTTTCCCGTTGATATCACTATTATCGATCTCTTTGAAGCTCCTACCATTATGGGACTAGCTGAACGCATTGAAGGGAAACAAATGCGCGATCGCCTTCAAACCGTTGAAGAAGAGGTTACAGAGGAACGAGAGGAGATTGAAATTTAA
- a CDS encoding thioester reductase domain-containing protein, whose protein sequence is MTNIPVYLKANVIVEPLINQWYAWSYLISPATAAMYVANAHIEMMESFVAAPHVHCSALKNPAMIGGPFINYDESRLGEIKGLLERTKQEQRHLINLARAIAQLEQILSEEAKGYSLEPLYEKVPEELKGYVELVYDSYNHPSIRLIERLLYHSPYYNPHSQSIALSLENPDRRSFVLSTPRLPSVQNLHINLPFNAPPLDQFFAMRHTPQSYDEIKEALSIKSDQEALFSSFFTEEIPKTTKSYEGEGVRIRYFGHACILIETQGVSILCDPLISNENPTGMLRYSYADLPPKIDYALITHNHQDHVMLETLLQIRHKVGTVVVPKSHKGLLIDPSLKLALEFIGFTQVREMDELDTIEIPGGQIISLPFLGEHGDLNIGAKTAYLIQVKERSILCAADSNNIEPRLYDHLYDLFGNLDVLFIGMECDGAPYTWAYNPLLTGTRAKKMAETRRLDGSDAEKAIGLVERFSPQQVYVYAMGQEPWLTYITSLQYTDQSRPIIESNRLVEYCRNRNIISGRLLGRQEMFLEAEAGSKEQGVGSREQGAEGAEGDQVNRKEGEKSMNEFLAELERLDIKLRLEGDRLRCNAPKGVLTPAIKEALQTRKSEIIAFLTPPKTQANLNAEAVIDSTIVPQTPIKIVTKPATIFLTGATGFLGTSLLYDLLKETSATLYCLVRAETVEAGKEKLCHGLKLNYGWDDAFAPRMIPLLGDLSKPLLGLSPEQFQQIARESEVIYHNGAWVNHTAPYSRLKSTNVLGTQEVLRLACEGRAKPVHFISTVSVFNPNDLSQKRVIKESDALDPEEVPLGGYAQSKWVAEKLVKIVEERGLPVSIYRIGPISGHSQTGLFNPHDFLYKLIMGYVHLGSAPEGEMLLDILPVDYVSRAIVDLSRQPGSLGKAFHLIHPHPVSSNLLFEQLEEMGYPIERIAYEQWYTKLLAVAKTSSEHPLYPLVPLFSAVRSDDASAKSFNLKFDCYNTFEGLKNSSLTCPPIDHPLLKTYISFLLENGFLSTSNDD, encoded by the coding sequence ATGACCAATATTCCTGTTTATCTCAAAGCTAATGTTATTGTCGAACCCTTGATCAATCAATGGTATGCTTGGTCCTATTTAATTTCTCCTGCAACGGCGGCCATGTATGTGGCTAATGCTCACATTGAAATGATGGAATCATTTGTGGCTGCACCTCACGTCCATTGTTCGGCATTGAAAAATCCTGCTATGATTGGGGGGCCGTTTATTAATTATGATGAAAGTCGCTTAGGAGAAATTAAAGGATTATTGGAGAGAACGAAACAGGAACAAAGACATTTAATAAACTTGGCACGAGCTATTGCTCAATTAGAACAAATTTTGAGCGAAGAAGCAAAGGGTTACTCGTTAGAACCCTTATATGAAAAGGTTCCAGAGGAGTTAAAAGGCTATGTAGAATTAGTTTATGACAGTTATAATCATCCGTCCATTCGTTTGATCGAAAGATTGCTTTACCACAGCCCTTACTATAACCCTCACAGTCAAAGCATTGCCCTATCCTTAGAAAACCCCGATCGCCGTTCTTTTGTTCTTAGTACCCCTCGCTTGCCTTCTGTGCAAAATTTGCACATTAATTTACCGTTCAACGCACCACCACTGGATCAGTTCTTTGCAATGCGTCATACCCCTCAATCTTATGATGAGATTAAAGAGGCTTTATCTATAAAATCAGACCAAGAAGCCTTATTTTCCTCCTTTTTTACCGAAGAAATTCCTAAAACGACGAAATCCTATGAAGGAGAAGGGGTAAGAATTCGTTATTTTGGTCATGCCTGTATCTTAATAGAAACCCAAGGGGTGAGTATTCTTTGTGATCCCCTCATTAGTAATGAAAACCCCACAGGAATGCTTCGTTATAGCTATGCTGATTTACCACCTAAGATTGATTATGCTCTGATCACCCATAATCATCAAGATCATGTGATGCTAGAAACCTTGTTACAAATACGCCATAAAGTAGGTACGGTGGTGGTTCCGAAGAGTCACAAGGGACTGTTAATTGATCCGTCTCTGAAACTGGCTTTGGAATTTATCGGGTTTACTCAGGTGAGGGAAATGGATGAACTGGATACCATTGAGATTCCTGGGGGACAGATTATTAGTTTACCGTTTTTGGGGGAACATGGAGACTTAAATATTGGGGCAAAAACGGCTTATTTAATACAGGTAAAAGAGCGTTCGATTTTATGTGCAGCAGATTCCAATAATATTGAACCAAGGCTTTATGATCACTTATATGATTTATTTGGCAATCTAGATGTTTTATTTATTGGCATGGAATGTGACGGTGCGCCCTATACTTGGGCTTATAACCCGTTATTAACAGGAACCCGTGCTAAGAAAATGGCAGAAACCCGGCGACTGGATGGCTCTGATGCTGAAAAAGCGATAGGATTGGTAGAACGGTTTTCTCCTCAACAGGTTTATGTCTATGCGATGGGTCAAGAACCTTGGTTAACCTATATTACGTCTCTTCAATATACGGATCAATCTCGTCCTATCATTGAATCTAACCGACTGGTGGAATATTGTCGCAACCGTAATATTATCAGTGGGCGATTATTGGGTCGTCAGGAGATGTTTTTGGAGGCAGAAGCAGGGAGTAAGGAGCAGGGAGTAGGGAGCAGGGAGCAGGGAGCAGAGGGAGCAGAGGGAGATCAGGTGAATAGGAAAGAGGGGGAGAAATCAATGAATGAGTTTTTAGCGGAATTGGAGCGTTTGGATATTAAACTACGGTTAGAAGGCGATCGCCTGCGATGTAATGCGCCGAAAGGGGTGTTAACGCCAGCTATCAAAGAAGCACTACAAACCCGTAAGTCTGAAATTATCGCTTTTTTGACGCCACCAAAAACACAGGCAAATTTAAACGCTGAAGCGGTTATTGATTCCACCATTGTCCCCCAAACTCCCATCAAAATAGTTACAAAACCCGCTACAATCTTTTTAACGGGCGCAACGGGGTTCTTAGGAACGTCCCTACTTTATGACTTATTAAAAGAGACTTCAGCGACCCTCTATTGCTTAGTTAGGGCTGAAACCGTCGAAGCAGGAAAAGAAAAACTCTGCCACGGACTAAAATTAAATTATGGTTGGGATGATGCCTTTGCGCCTCGTATGATTCCTCTGCTTGGAGACTTATCTAAACCCTTACTAGGACTCTCCCCAGAACAGTTTCAGCAGATAGCAAGGGAAAGCGAGGTTATCTATCATAATGGGGCATGGGTGAATCATACAGCCCCTTATTCTCGCTTAAAGTCTACCAATGTTTTAGGAACCCAAGAAGTGCTACGCCTAGCCTGTGAGGGAAGGGCTAAACCCGTTCATTTTATTTCTACCGTCAGTGTGTTTAACCCTAATGATCTGTCTCAAAAACGGGTGATTAAAGAGAGCGATGCGTTAGACCCAGAGGAAGTTCCATTAGGGGGTTACGCCCAAAGTAAATGGGTTGCGGAAAAATTGGTTAAAATAGTGGAGGAAAGGGGTTTACCTGTGTCTATTTACCGCATTGGCCCGATTTCAGGTCATAGTCAAACGGGCCTTTTTAATCCCCATGATTTCCTGTATAAATTAATTATGGGCTATGTTCACTTAGGATCGGCTCCTGAAGGGGAAATGTTGTTAGATATTTTACCTGTGGACTATGTGAGCCGTGCTATTGTTGATTTATCTCGGCAACCAGGATCGTTGGGTAAAGCTTTCCATTTGATTCATCCTCACCCTGTTTCTTCTAACCTTCTATTTGAGCAACTGGAGGAGATGGGTTATCCTATTGAGCGGATTGCCTATGAACAGTGGTATACTAAGCTTTTAGCGGTGGCAAAGACTTCCTCGGAGCATCCTTTATATCCTTTAGTTCCCCTCTTCTCTGCTGTTCGCTCTGATGATGCCTCAGCTAAATCGTTTAATTTAAAATTTGATTGTTATAATACTTTCGAGGGATTAAAGAATAGTTCTCTTACCTGTCCTCCTATCGATCACCCATTACTTAAAACTTATATCTCCTTTCTACTCGAAAACGGCTTTTTATCTACATCAAATGATGATTAG